The following are encoded in a window of Spea bombifrons isolate aSpeBom1 chromosome 2, aSpeBom1.2.pri, whole genome shotgun sequence genomic DNA:
- the PPEF1 gene encoding serine/threonine-protein phosphatase with EF-hands 1 yields the protein MGCGTSVKTENQTKKSEKAIKAAILIQRWYRFYTARLEMRRRYSLSIFQSIEYAEEQAQLQLSNFFNFMMDHFAQINGQGPDLISDIFNSKEGQKQHMDYEMVDVPDTYDGPRLSFPLTVSDTNSLLGAFKQEKQLHARYVLQLFHETKKFLKQMPNVVHVSSSYSKGITICGDLHGKLDDLLLIFYKNGLPSPENPYLFNGDFVDRGKNSVEILIILFAFLLVYPNHLHLNRGNHEDPIMNLRYGFTKEILQKYKCHGQKMICLLEDIYSQLPFATIIDSKILILHGGISDSTDLDFLSSIERCKFKSALRPPKSQKANKPNPHKPDMEMVTSGQRKPSNTDECYSPSLFSSSNEPSSMVENGVSHNGILEIHYLDSKIQLPDMTPDLTAIERDEWKQIVDILWSDPRNQNGCLPNSFRGGGCYFGPDISTQFLNKYNFKMLIRSHECKQEGYEICHSGKVVTIFSASNYYDEGSNRGAYLKLSPDLTMRFVQYQVSKCTRKLTLHQRVSAVEDSALKALQEKIYAHKTDLIKAFKEHDPKGTGTISTSEWASSVEAVLHLDLPWRTLRSRLVRLTSDGNVEYLSCFEDLQMERPIKTVEPSLIEILHRYRADLEIIFNIIDKDHSGLISIEEFRQTWKLFSTHLHIDIDDSTIDDLAHSIDSNKDGGIDFHEFLEAFRVVKKFDIMDSKNIYVK from the exons ATGGGATGTGGAACATCAGTAAAAACTGAAAACCAAACCAAGAAGTCTGAAAAAG CAATAAAAGCAGCCATCCTGATACAGAGGTGGTATCGATTCTACACAGCCCGACTGGAAATGAGAAGGCGTTATTCGCTCAGTATATTTCAGTCCATAGAATATGCAGAAGAACAAGCTCAACTTCAG CTCTCCaacttttttaactttatgATGGATCACTTTGCGCAAATAAATGGGCAAGGACCAG atttgatATCTGATATATTCAACTCAAAAGAAGGACAGAAGCAACATATGGACTATGAAATGGTTGATGTTCCCGACACCTATGATGGTCCTCGACTTTCATTCCCTCTGACTGTGTCTGACACTAACAGTCTCCTGGGTGCTTTTAAGCAAGAAAAG CAACTTCATGCCCGATATGTTTTACAATTGTTTCATGAAACTAAGAAATTTCTCAAACAAATGCCAAATGTTGTTCATGTATCTTCATCATATTCTAAGGGGATAACAATTTGTG GTGACCTACATGGAAAGTTGGATGATCTTTTGCTAATATTCTACAAG AATGGTCTTCCTTCACCAGAAAATCCTTATTTGTTTAATGGAGATTTTGTAGACCGAGGAAAGAATTCAGTTGAAATATTGATAATACTCTTTGCATTCCTTCTTGTCTATCCTAATCATTTACATTTGAACAGAGGGAATCACGAGGATCCCATCATGAACCTAAG ATATGGCTTCACGAAAGAAATATTGCAAAAGTAtaag TGCCATGGACAAAAAATGATTTGTCTTTTGGAAGACATCTACAGCCAGCTGCCTTTTGCTACCATTATTGATAGCAAGATACTTATTTTACATGGAGGAATATCAGACTCAACTGACCTTGATTTCCTGTCCTCAATTGAAAGATGTAAG TTTAAATCTGCCCTGCGTCCACCAAAGTCACAGAAGGCCAACAAACCAAACCCACATAAACCAGACATGGAAATGGTGACCTCCGGTCAGAGAAAACCCAGCAATACAGATGAATGCTACTCTCCATCATTGTTTTCAAGTTCTAATGAACCATCTAGTATGGTGGAAAATGGAGTGAGCCATAACGGCATTCTTGAGATACATTACCTGGACTCAAAAATTCAATTGCCTGATATGACTCCAGATCTAACAGCAATAGAACGAGATGAATGGAAACAG ATTGTGGACATATTGTGGAGTGATCCTAGAAACCAAAATGGCTGCTTACCAAACAGTTTTCGAGGCGGAGGTTGTTACTTTGGTCCAGATATTAGCACACAGTTCCTTAATAAGTACAATTTCAAAATGTTAATAAGGTCACATGAATGCAAACAGGAAGGCTATGAGATATGCCACAGTGGAAAG GTTGTAACCATTTTTTCGGCTTCTAATTATTATGATGAAGGTAGCAACAGAGGAGCATACCTGAAACTGAGCCCAGACTTAACCATGCGCTTTGTGCAGTATCAAGTTAGTAAATGCACACGCAAACTCACGCTTCATCAGAG agtaaGTGCAGTGGAAGATTCCGCTTTGAAAGCTCTCCAGGAAAAAATTTATGCTCACAAAACAGACCTCATAAAAGCTTTTAAAGAGCATGACCCAAAGGGAACAG GAACAATATCCACCAGTGAGTGGGCATCTTCAGTTGAAGCTGTTCTGCACTTAGACCTACCTTGGAGGACTTTACGTTCCAGACTAGTTAGACTTACTTCTGATGGAAATGTGGAATATCTCTCATGTTTTGAAGATCTTCAGATGGAACGCCCAATAAAAACA GTTGAACCTAGCttaatagaaatattacacagaTACAGAGCTGACTTGGAAATCATATTTAATATCATTGATAAGGATCACTCAG GCCTTATCTCTATTGAAGAGTTCCGCCAGACATGGAAGCTTTTCAGCACTCACCTTCACATTGACATAGATGATTCAACTATCGATGACTTGGCCCACAGCATTGACTCGAACAAAGATGGCGGTATTGACTTTCATGAATTCTTGGAAGCCTTTCGCGTGGTTAAG